The Chiloscyllium plagiosum isolate BGI_BamShark_2017 chromosome 20, ASM401019v2, whole genome shotgun sequence genome includes the window TACATAAGTTCACTGTCCACCCATTTTGCTAAATTGTTATCTACACTGTCTACCAATAACTGGGTTGGAATTTTGTTTGTCTAATTTTACAATGTTGACATGcatttcaaaaatgaattaaaactTACTCTTGTTTTAAAAAGTCCCATTTTTACCTCTTGTCTCACAATATTCTTGAGCATATGCAATAGACCCAGCTTAAATTGTAGCAATTACATCTTCAGGATAGAATTAGTGCAGATGGAATCCAATCAAATGTAAATCAAATTGAAAGTGAAATCTCAGTAaggaaaattgaaaattaacaTTGTCACATGTTGCTATACAATGCAATCCAATATATGTGAGTATATTTGTTTTGGTTATGTTAACAGACTGGGCTTGACTAAAGAAGAATCAGAACAGCAGACATCAGTACAAGTGGGAATAGAAAATGAAGCCAGTTCACCTGTATTAGCAGGACCATCTAAACAGCAAAGTCCGGTTAAAAAGCAGGATGAGAGATTAAGGAAATGTACTAGAAGTTCAAAGGTGGACCTCAAATGTAGAGTGAAGCGGAGCCTTATTAAAGAGACAAAGGCTGAACTTCCTGAACCAAGTGAAAAAACAGATTCATGCATGGTGTCTTTTCAAGATACCAGGAGCCAGAAACAGCACAATCATGAGGCCAAGGTGTTTCAGGCTGTTGGCTGTGCAGATGAAGATCAACTTAGTTTAAGTAATAATGAAGCTAGACCGGGACAGCTGGAAGAAAATCTTCCAAGTAAATCTGCCTTAAACTCCAAACCTATATTACTTACAGAAAGACCTGCAGGAATACAATCTCAAGAACATAGCAAATCTGATGGATGTTCAGAATTGACTGATGTGCAACCTGCTGGGATTTCTAAGGATCAGATCACCTGTCTTACTATAAGAAGTGCTGTTTTGAAAAGTGAGTTAGAGCACAATTCTTCAGAGTCcaaagaccaaaagagaaaatcttCTGAGCATTGTGCCTCAACCTCTGGCCCTGAGAAAAAGCCACGACTTGAAGATCATCAGTCCTTTCGGACCACAATTGATAGCTTTCGGACAGAAAAAGAGCATCCTACAAAAGAAGAGCCAAAGGTGCCACCAATTAGGGTAtgtacatataaaattattgaatcaTTACTTGAAAAGCACACTGTAGTTTCCATTTTACTGTTGTTAGATAAACAATTTGGGACAGTAGCTGTGATGCTTTGTTTTCTTGAGATTAATGTTAAATCTAGGAAATGCCATGATTCACTTGCCAAACCTTCCATCTGAAAAGCACAATCACTGGTCTCCTCTTTCTGCATGCAAAATAAAACCTTTgatattttcctcctctttaaaaTGGTTTGTCctctttttgttttaatgttgaaTGCTTCatacattttatttcaatgttgGTTGATCTGACATCTGTTGTAGTTAGGAATTCTGGTGGTGTTATCTGAAATaaagtctgtttctgtttttaatgaCTGGAGGATTTGTGGTAGTTGAGTTTCATGCTGTGTGGTCCCCGATGAGgtgctgtgtaggttaggtcctaTTTAAAACTTGTATTTTATTTTGTCATACCTGCTATCTTTTTCTCCTAAGTGAGATTATTAGTTCGGTTCCAATTGGTGCTAAATTACTGAATAAGTGGTCCTATAGATTGTGATTGCACTTTCACGGTTAGAATTGCTCTCTTTGTATTGATAATCATTTAGCTATTTTAGGTTACTAAGTTTATGCTTAAAAGTTGTaaactttgtcatttatatgtaaTAGTGTATTTTACAAGTAAATCCAGCTGAATAGTTTTGACCTTTTTCTGTGCAGTTTCCCTGCAGTTGCTAGGGTCTTGGATTCCTTATCCTAATCTTAATTCCTTATCCTAATTCCTGAAAAATCCTGTTAGCTCTCCAGTGGAAAACATTATTGTTGCAAAACATGATTCATTGGTGAAAAAAATTGGTTTGTCTGCTCATGCTCTTGAGGTATTCTGCTACAAGTGCTTAGACCGAGACAAACTACTTACATATTAAAAAGCCATCCACGAGAAAATTCTAACGGAAATGTATTCTGTTCATAGATTTTAATTAGAAAGTAAGAGCTTTATGAATCCCATGTTGTGCTTTATTAATTAAGATCTTAAAATTTGCATTATCTCTTGAGACTTAATATAGCAATTTACTCAGTTGATGTACACATGTCTGAGTCTTTATATTGAGAGTTTATGCCTCACTGTGGGTTTGGAATATGCCATCTAGACTGATACTATGAAAGCACTTTGTTTTAGATAATTTGAACAGAGACCTTATTGCTTATTTTGGTGGCTCAAATTGGTTTGAAGAATCTTACAATGATACAAAAGCAGATTTTTTTCCGGGTGTCCTGACTAAGGTCTTTGTTGGTACACAGCAGCATTTTAAATACAAATTTGTGAATAATTGCTGAtgtgctgtttaaggagccttgggTTGGAATGCTTGAGTCTTACAACATTACAATGACTACACTACTATGATGTGCTTTGGGAATCCAAAAGACTTGATAAAGTGTTACACAAGTGCAAGCTCCTCCTATCTGTATGTGTTTTCACAGTGACCAGAAATTTACTTTGATTGTGTCATTCAGAGcaggacatttttctttcctgATTTTATGTTTTGTAAATGTACATTCTATTGGTAAACCATTACGTGGAGAGAATAAACAAGTAAGCTGGAGAAACCTGGATCTATTAACTTGCAGCTGGTCACttataaaattattattttgttgCACATTAATGCAATGGCTTGGTGAGAGTGCACACCGATTAAATTatcttttctctttacagattaGCTGACCCATTGTGTGTTATCAGTGCTTTTCTGTTTGCATTTAATTTTTCAGTTACAGTTTACCTTTTTGGTTTTGCTGTGTAGAGTTTTGAAATTATTAGCAATCGCTGAAGAATCAATATCTCAGCAATCAAATCTTCATCCAAAAAATGTTGTATGAAGTATAACCAGTTGCTGTCTTTGTTGTAGAACTTATTTCATTAAAAATTCTGTAataaatttttaattatttttcttccagATTCAGCTCTCAAGAATCAAACCACCATGGGTTGTCAAAGGGCAGCCAACCTATCAGATTTGCCCCAGAATCATCACTACAGTTGGAACAGTCAGTCGAGAAAGGACAGGTGCCAGAACACTTGCAGATATCAAAGCCCGTGCTCAACAAGCCAGGGCACAAAGGGAGGCAGCAGCAGCTGCAGCTGCCAGTGTTACAGTGGAAGCAGGGGGAAGGGGTAGTGGTAGTAATGGACCACGGGGCACTGATTCACTCGGACAGAACAACGGAAAAGCAAGAGCTCTTGAACAAACTACAACAAAACATCAGTATAGAACACAGCTATTGCAAACCTGCTCAACTGATGAACCAGAAAAAAACAGTGATGGAGAGAATAGTGTTAAGCAAGGTATTATAATTGAGGAGTGTGTGGAAAGTGATCTAATTGACATAACACCAGGTAAATTGGAGACAGATGATATCCAGCAAACTGATTTGGGAGGTGATGCTAATTACACAATAATTAACAGTAAATCACCAGATTTAGTGGTTGATGTGCAAGATTGCAATCAGGTTACTGTTTGTCACCTCAGTGACATTGTGGTTTCTGACGGGCAAACGGACAGTGATGAAACTGAAATTCTTCAAGAGGATCAACCACCTGAAACATTGAACTTGAGTGCTGACAGAGACAATATCTGTAATGAATCGAGTGAAAAGCTTAAATGTGAAGCAACAATCGTTACATTTCCTGAAGCTGATAATCCTTTGCATCTACCCTGTGATCAAATCCAGAAGTCTGAAAAGGATAAAACAATTTGCATTGATGAATCTCTTCAAAATTATGGTTTCTCGAGACCAATAGTTGCTGAAACTAAGAATACTGTCGTCCTCAACACTATGGACATCCCTGTTGTGGGGGTGAAAACTGCAGAATCTGATTCATTGCCAAGTAATGAAATGGAAACTAAAGCAAACACTACAGATGTTTTGACTACCCAATTATCAGGTGAATTTCCAGAAACTGATTTATGTGAACAAGAAGTTAATCGATGCATCATAAAGGAAATTGAATCTCCATTAATCCATAAAGTAACTTGTTCTCCAACTTTGCAGTCACATGATGAAAATGATAGTGATTGTGCTGAAGTTAACGTAAGTAACCAGCAAGAAATAAGCAAGTTACTGGAGGCTTCAAATGTATCTCATATTGCAGAGAAACAGATGACATCTGTAATAGTGTCAACATGCTCTAATAAGGAACCCAGCCATTCATTAACACAAAAACTTCCTCTCGAGTCTGAGGGGCTTAACTGTTTTGCTTCTGATGATGCAGAATGTGCGCCAGAGCACCTTATGAAACATGAGCAGGCAGCAGCAAATGGCAGGCACCAATCGATAGAATCAGATGTTGCAGTATTAGAGGATGTCTTTGGCCAGCTAGTCAGCAAAAGGCAGCAAAATTCTGAGAGTGACCTGAATATGAATGGCTTGTATTATAAGACTGAAATAGGTAGACAGCTGTCTGATGAAGGTTGTATACAGCCCACAAATGAAAGAATACTGAAAGATGACAGAACCCCTGTTTGTTCTAAAAGTGGTGTAATTGTGGAAAGTTCTGATGCCTGCAAAGGGACTAATGATGGTGATCTGCCCAAACATTTACAGATGTTAGAGGATAATCAGCTGCAAAAGGATGGAAGACCAAATGAGTGTCTGAATGAGAAGGCTGAAACTTTGCATAACATGCATCAGACTGTCTCTTTGCTACATCCAAGTGTTGAAAAGCCGAAAAAAGTTGGTAATTTGAATAGGCCACTCTCATCTGTTGAAGTCAATAACCCGTTGGTTACCCAGTTACTTCAGGGCAGCCTTCCTTTAGAGAAGGTTTTGCCACAGTCACATTCTGGTACCAAATTGGAAATAACTCGGTTGCTTATAccgcctccactgctttctgagaACCCACAAGTGAAGCAGGAAAGAAATTTCAGTCAGTTGACTGTTGATGTTCCACAAACAACGGATATCAAAAGTATAATCAGTGGAGTACACAGTGGAATCAAGTTAACTGATTGTCATTTGCATAAAATATTGTCAGGAGATTTTCGAGATTTGTCTCAAAAACGACTTGAACAGATGAAGTCAACTGTATTGCAATCCGGTAAGCAGTATGTGCAATCACAGATGGTCTTGGACAGGGATTGTGCAAGTCTTGGAGATGGTCCAGTTGTACAGGAGCAGCGAAATAGAACACCAGATCTTTCTAAACCTGTTGAAGAGTCTGAAGCCACAACAGAAAAACTAACTCGTGCTTCTTGCAATTTTGAAGATAGCAGCAAAGAACTAATGAAAGTCTCCCCTGGAAATATACACAGTCCCAATGTAAAAAACCCTATAATTAGAAATATGCCTGAGACCTTGAAGAAAATCAGTAGCTCTACCGTGTCTGGCTACTACATTCCAAATACACCTACCTTTTGTAAAAGTTTGGAGGCTCAGAACACAATATTTGGTTCGGTAATAGCTAAAGCGTGCAGTGGAATACCAGGGAGGCAAAAGGTTAGCCATGGTTATTTACATAACACAGTTGTTGTGCAAAATGATGGAAGCTGTAGAGCAACAGAAGTAATAAAGATTCAATCAAAGGGTTCGGTTATTGAGCATGTGCCAGGCATTGCCCAGACTTCACCAGAAAGGAATTTAATTGGAATGGAAAATATGCAAAACGCAAGAAGGGAATGGCTTCCTAAACTTCATGAAAGCTTTAAAGTCATCAAAACTGAAAATATTCCCACATGTCGAGGAAATAACCAAAACCAAGACATCATTGGTATAAATGATGGTGCATACATTCCTTTTGATTCTAAAGACAAATTGTATGTTGGACCAATAAAGATGGACTGCAATATTGGAAAAGTTATTAAAGAGACTGGTCTACAATTTCAGCATTCATCAGAACATTCTCTCATTAATTCCCAGCTCAGTATTCAGCAGCAGTTATATGGCAAGCTTCCTAAACTTTCATTCAGTAGCACAGGATTTAGTCATATCACCAACACGTCTGTTTCAGAACTCTCTATGAGTAACTTTCCAGCATCTCTTGCTGGAAGTGTAATGTCGCTGAGTCAAAAGGCGAACTTTGGGAATCACAATTCTTCAGTTCCTGCTCAGACATTTGCTGAAAGCAGTGGTGTCAatgaaatgacttttaaatgttcatGCAGACTAAAGGCCATGATCATGTGCAAAGGGTGTGGAGCATTTTGCCATGATGATTGTATAGGCCCATCTAAGCTTTGTGTATCATGTCTTGTGGTGAGATAGTGAAGAACTGTTGTGAAGAAATGACTAATCTGGATCCATATGATGTGGATTATTATAGCATGGTGAAAGTGCAACATTTATGTATCAAAATTGTGTATCATTGTGtataattttgccttttttttgagTCCAGTCTGGCCACTGTACATAAATGGAAAGGCAGATAAACTGCATGCAAAAACGTTAGGAAGTGTATCTTAGCAGTTCCTAATGAACCATTTTTGGActgaaaatcatgagggacctaTCTGTTGGAATTCCTATTAGAATTTTTTTGCTAATGTTAATGTCTTTTCTTACCAGAGATGTGTAAAGATGAAGTTGTTGATTCCACAATAATGGTCTATGCACTGATTTAGTTTGTAAAACTGAAAGCAACATGTTAATACTGTAAAACTGACCACATGATTAAGCATGTTGAGTTTTTGCTATTTGTTCATGACCTAATACAAAGCAGTGTTCAGTTATTTTTTTCAATGTTAAAATGCTTATAGTCTCCTACATTGGTATGCTTTGCATGTTGGTGATGTTGCTCTTCAGAAAGGTTGAAATGGAGAGTGCAGTATTTGATGCTTCCAGTGCGTTACTGACACCGGCATCTTTACACTTTGTTTTGTTTAGCTTGCTTCCCCCTTATTTGGAAGTGGTAGAATATAACCTATGAACACAGTGTTAGCAAAGATGCAAGCTTATTAGGTGGCCTTATAGAAGTGGTTTGTTGTTTTCCATTTATAATTGCGAAGAACAATGGGGCAGAAGTCTTTTACTTCATTGTTTGACCTGAATCTCATTCCCTGTTTACCAAAGacattctgcaaatataaatttatTTAGAAGTGGCTTTACAAACTCATTCTCAGGGTACATTAATCTCCAGCcatcaaatctttctcctttctatTTGTCTATGTTCATGCTGTTGTGTTGACTGAGTATATGCTTGGGATTTATTAGTCTCTAATGCGTGGGTGAC containing:
- the LOC122560167 gene encoding polycomb group protein ASXL1-like isoform X5, whose amino-acid sequence is MKDKQKKKKDRTWAEAARMVGTDGIMRLSSSALNNEFFTSAAQGWKERLAEGEFTPEMQLRLRQEMEKEKRVELWKENFFEDYYGQKLGLTKEESEQQTSVQVGIENEASSPVLAGPSKQQSPVKKQDERLRKCTRSSKVDLKCRVKRSLIKETKAELPEPSEKTDSCMVSFQDTRSQKQHNHEAKVFQAVGCADEDQLSLSNNEARPGQLEENLPSKSALNSKPILLTERPAGIQSQEHSKSDGCSELTDVQPAGISKDQITCLTIRSAVLKSELEHNSSESKDQKRKSSEHCASTSGPEKKPRLEDHQSFRTTIDSFRTEKEHPTKEEPKVPPIRIQLSRIKPPWVVKGQPTYQICPRIITTVGTVSRERTGARTLADIKARAQQARAQREAAAAAAASVTVEAGGRGSGSNGPRGTDSLGQNNGKARALEQTTTKHQYRTQLLQTCSTDEPEKNSDGENSVKQGIIIEECVESDLIDITPGKLETDDIQQTDLGGDANYTIINSKSPDLVVDVQDCNQVTVCHLSDIVVSDGQTDSDETEILQEDQPPETLNLSADRDNICNESSEKLKCEATIVTFPEADNPLHLPCDQIQKSEKDKTICIDESLQNYGFSRPIVAETKNTVVLNTMDIPVVGVKTAESDSLPSNEMETKANTTDVLTTQLSGEFPETDLCEQEVNRCIIKEIESPLIHKVTCSPTLQSHDENDSDCAEVNVSNQQEISKLLEASNVSHIAEKQMTSVIVSTCSNKEPSHSLTQKLPLESEGLNCFASDDAECAPEHLMKHEQAAANGRHQSIESDVAVLEDVFGQLVSKRQQNSESDLNMNGLYYKTEIGRQLSDEGCIQPTNERILKDDRTPVCSKSGVIVESSDACKGTNDGDLPKHLQMLEDNQLQKDGRPNECLNEKAETLHNMHQTVSLLHPSVEKPKKVGNLNRPLSSVEVNNPLVTQLLQGSLPLEKVLPQSHSGTKLEITRLLIPPPLLSENPQVKQERNFSQLTVDVPQTTDIKSIISGVHSGIKLTDCHLHKILSGDFRDLSQKRLEQMKSTVLQSGKQYVQSQMVLDRDCASLGDGPVVQEQRNRTPDLSKPVEESEATTEKLTRASCNFEDSSKELMKVSPGNIHSPNVKNPIIRNMPETLKKISSSTVSGYYIPNTPTFCKSLEAQNTIFGSVIAKACSGIPGRQKVSHGYLHNTVVVQNDGSCRATEVIKIQSKGSVIEHVPGIAQTSPERNLIGMENMQNARREWLPKLHESFKVIKTENIPTCRGNNQNQDIIGINDGAYIPFDSKDKLYVGPIKMDCNIGKVIKETGLQFQHSSEHSLINSQLSIQQQLYGKLPKLSFSSTGFSHITNTSVSELSMSNFPASLAGSVMSLSQKANFGNHNSSVPAQTFAESSGVNEMTFKCSCRLKAMIMCKGCGAFCHDDCIGPSKLCVSCLVVR
- the LOC122560167 gene encoding polycomb group protein ASXL1-like isoform X4, producing MLHTNSRADDGMFYRLPGRMGLYTLKKDALLWSKNVPIGDGEGYDDGPDLESCDSNETSTTGEENDVSPVSDESSSNASCSTDHQGKQVSPGKHNSHKATQQLVKQQPKKKIGVPVMMSKSIPRVVLTPLKVNGEHVESASAFAAKHTDGESSNASSISSCTVTSGSTQYNRTEMNKLQCRSSLNRKPGQHFRALRRPSTAGQMKRNRGEEIDVETPGSILVNTNLRALINSRTFTSLPLHFQQQLLFLLPEVDRQVGTDGIMRLSSSALNNEFFTSAAQGWKERLAEGEFTPEMQLRLRQEMEKEKRVELWKENFFEDYYGQKLGLTKEESEQQTSVQVGIENEASSPVLAGPSKQQSPVKKQDERLRKCTRSSKVDLKCRVKRSLIKETKAELPEPSEKTDSCMVSFQDTRSQKQHNHEAKVFQAVGCADEDQLSLSNNEARPGQLEENLPSKSALNSKPILLTERPAGIQSQEHSKSDGCSELTDVQPAGISKDQITCLTIRSAVLKSELEHNSSESKDQKRKSSEHCASTSGPEKKPRLEDHQSFRTTIDSFRTEKEHPTKEEPKVPPIRIQLSRIKPPWVVKGQPTYQICPRIITTVGTVSRERTGARTLADIKARAQQARAQREAAAAAAASVTVEAGGRGSGSNGPRGTDSLGQNNGKARALEQTTTKHQYRTQLLQTCSTDEPEKNSDGENSVKQGIIIEECVESDLIDITPGKLETDDIQQTDLGGDANYTIINSKSPDLVVDVQDCNQVTVCHLSDIVVSDGQTDSDETEILQEDQPPETLNLSADRDNICNESSEKLKCEATIVTFPEADNPLHLPCDQIQKSEKDKTICIDESLQNYGFSRPIVAETKNTVVLNTMDIPVVGVKTAESDSLPSNEMETKANTTDVLTTQLSGEFPETDLCEQEVNRCIIKEIESPLIHKVTCSPTLQSHDENDSDCAEVNVSNQQEISKLLEASNVSHIAEKQMTSVIVSTCSNKEPSHSLTQKLPLESEGLNCFASDDAECAPEHLMKHEQAAANGRHQSIESDVAVLEDVFGQLVSKRQQNSESDLNMNGLYYKTEIGRQLSDEGCIQPTNERILKDDRTPVCSKSGVIVESSDACKGTNDGDLPKHLQMLEDNQLQKDGRPNECLNEKAETLHNMHQTVSLLHPSVEKPKKVGNLNRPLSSVEVNNPLVTQLLQGSLPLEKVLPQSHSGTKLEITRLLIPPPLLSENPQVKQERNFSQLTVDVPQTTDIKSIISGVHSGIKLTDCHLHKILSGDFRDLSQKRLEQMKSTVLQSGKQYVQSQMVLDRDCASLGDGPVVQEQRNRTPDLSKPVEESEATTEKLTRASCNFEDSSKELMKVSPGNIHSPNVKNPIIRNMPETLKKISSSTVSGYYIPNTPTFCKSLEAQNTIFGSVIAKACSGIPGRQKVSHGYLHNTVVVQNDGSCRATEVIKIQSKGSVIEHVPGIAQTSPERNLIGMENMQNARREWLPKLHESFKVIKTENIPTCRGNNQNQDIIGINDGAYIPFDSKDKLYVGPIKMDCNIGKVIKETGLQFQHSSEHSLINSQLSIQQQLYGKLPKLSFSSTGFSHITNTSVSELSMSNFPASLAGSVMSLSQKANFGNHNSSVPAQTFAESSGVNEMTFKCSCRLKAMIMCKGCGAFCHDDCIGPSKLCVSCLVVR
- the LOC122560167 gene encoding polycomb group protein ASXL1-like isoform X3; its protein translation is MTPKQILHVIETEGLKEMRSGTSPLACLNAMLHTNSRADDGMFYRLPGRMGLYTLKKDALLWSKNVPIGDGEGYDDGPDLESCDSNETSTTGEENDVSPVSDESSSNASCSTDHQGKQVSPGKHNSHKATQQLVKQQPKKKIGVPVMMSKSIPRVVLTPLKVNGEHVESASAFAAKHTDGESSNASSISSCTVTSGSTQYNRTEMNKLQCRSSLNRKPGQHFRALRRPSTAGQMKRNRGEEIDVETPGSILVNTNLRALINSRTFTSLPLHFQQQLLFLLPEVDRQVGTDGIMRLSSSALNNEFFTSAAQGWKERLAEGEFTPEMQLRLRQEMEKEKRVELWKENFFEDYYGQKLGLTKEESEQQTSVQVGIENEASSPVLAGPSKQQSPVKKQDERLRKCTRSSKVDLKCRVKRSLIKETKAELPEPSEKTDSCMVSFQDTRSQKQHNHEAKVFQAVGCADEDQLSLSNNEARPGQLEENLPSKSALNSKPILLTERPAGIQSQEHSKSDGCSELTDVQPAGISKDQITCLTIRSAVLKSELEHNSSESKDQKRKSSEHCASTSGPEKKPRLEDHQSFRTTIDSFRTEKEHPTKEEPKVPPIRIQLSRIKPPWVVKGQPTYQICPRIITTVGTVSRERTGARTLADIKARAQQARAQREAAAAAAASVTVEAGGRGSGSNGPRGTDSLGQNNGKARALEQTTTKHQYRTQLLQTCSTDEPEKNSDGENSVKQGIIIEECVESDLIDITPGKLETDDIQQTDLGGDANYTIINSKSPDLVVDVQDCNQVTVCHLSDIVVSDGQTDSDETEILQEDQPPETLNLSADRDNICNESSEKLKCEATIVTFPEADNPLHLPCDQIQKSEKDKTICIDESLQNYGFSRPIVAETKNTVVLNTMDIPVVGVKTAESDSLPSNEMETKANTTDVLTTQLSGEFPETDLCEQEVNRCIIKEIESPLIHKVTCSPTLQSHDENDSDCAEVNVSNQQEISKLLEASNVSHIAEKQMTSVIVSTCSNKEPSHSLTQKLPLESEGLNCFASDDAECAPEHLMKHEQAAANGRHQSIESDVAVLEDVFGQLVSKRQQNSESDLNMNGLYYKTEIGRQLSDEGCIQPTNERILKDDRTPVCSKSGVIVESSDACKGTNDGDLPKHLQMLEDNQLQKDGRPNECLNEKAETLHNMHQTVSLLHPSVEKPKKVGNLNRPLSSVEVNNPLVTQLLQGSLPLEKVLPQSHSGTKLEITRLLIPPPLLSENPQVKQERNFSQLTVDVPQTTDIKSIISGVHSGIKLTDCHLHKILSGDFRDLSQKRLEQMKSTVLQSGKQYVQSQMVLDRDCASLGDGPVVQEQRNRTPDLSKPVEESEATTEKLTRASCNFEDSSKELMKVSPGNIHSPNVKNPIIRNMPETLKKISSSTVSGYYIPNTPTFCKSLEAQNTIFGSVIAKACSGIPGRQKVSHGYLHNTVVVQNDGSCRATEVIKIQSKGSVIEHVPGIAQTSPERNLIGMENMQNARREWLPKLHESFKVIKTENIPTCRGNNQNQDIIGINDGAYIPFDSKDKLYVGPIKMDCNIGKVIKETGLQFQHSSEHSLINSQLSIQQQLYGKLPKLSFSSTGFSHITNTSVSELSMSNFPASLAGSVMSLSQKANFGNHNSSVPAQTFAESSGVNEMTFKCSCRLKAMIMCKGCGAFCHDDCIGPSKLCVSCLVVR
- the LOC122560167 gene encoding polycomb group protein ASXL1-like isoform X1; this encodes MKDKQKKKKDRTWAEAARMVLENYSDAPMTPKQILHVIETEGLKEMRSGTSPLACLNAMLHTNSRADDGMFYRLPGRMGLYTLKKDALLWSKNVPIGDGEGYDDGPDLESCDSNETSTTGEENDVSPVSDESSSNASCSTDHQGKQVSPGKHNSHKATQQLVKQQPKKKIGVPVMMSKSIPRVVLTPLKVNGEHVESASAFAAKHTDGESSNASSISSCTVTSGSTQYNRTEMNKLQCRSSLNRKPGQHFRALRRPSTAGQMKRNRGEEIDVETPGSILVNTNLRALINSRTFTSLPLHFQQQLLFLLPEVDRQVGTDGIMRLSSSALNNEFFTSAAQGWKERLAEGEFTPEMQLRLRQEMEKEKRVELWKENFFEDYYGQKLGLTKEESEQQTSVQVGIENEASSPVLAGPSKQQSPVKKQDERLRKCTRSSKVDLKCRVKRSLIKETKAELPEPSEKTDSCMVSFQDTRSQKQHNHEAKVFQAVGCADEDQLSLSNNEARPGQLEENLPSKSALNSKPILLTERPAGIQSQEHSKSDGCSELTDVQPAGISKDQITCLTIRSAVLKSELEHNSSESKDQKRKSSEHCASTSGPEKKPRLEDHQSFRTTIDSFRTEKEHPTKEEPKVPPIRIQLSRIKPPWVVKGQPTYQICPRIITTVGTVSRERTGARTLADIKARAQQARAQREAAAAAAASVTVEAGGRGSGSNGPRGTDSLGQNNGKARALEQTTTKHQYRTQLLQTCSTDEPEKNSDGENSVKQGIIIEECVESDLIDITPGKLETDDIQQTDLGGDANYTIINSKSPDLVVDVQDCNQVTVCHLSDIVVSDGQTDSDETEILQEDQPPETLNLSADRDNICNESSEKLKCEATIVTFPEADNPLHLPCDQIQKSEKDKTICIDESLQNYGFSRPIVAETKNTVVLNTMDIPVVGVKTAESDSLPSNEMETKANTTDVLTTQLSGEFPETDLCEQEVNRCIIKEIESPLIHKVTCSPTLQSHDENDSDCAEVNVSNQQEISKLLEASNVSHIAEKQMTSVIVSTCSNKEPSHSLTQKLPLESEGLNCFASDDAECAPEHLMKHEQAAANGRHQSIESDVAVLEDVFGQLVSKRQQNSESDLNMNGLYYKTEIGRQLSDEGCIQPTNERILKDDRTPVCSKSGVIVESSDACKGTNDGDLPKHLQMLEDNQLQKDGRPNECLNEKAETLHNMHQTVSLLHPSVEKPKKVGNLNRPLSSVEVNNPLVTQLLQGSLPLEKVLPQSHSGTKLEITRLLIPPPLLSENPQVKQERNFSQLTVDVPQTTDIKSIISGVHSGIKLTDCHLHKILSGDFRDLSQKRLEQMKSTVLQSGKQYVQSQMVLDRDCASLGDGPVVQEQRNRTPDLSKPVEESEATTEKLTRASCNFEDSSKELMKVSPGNIHSPNVKNPIIRNMPETLKKISSSTVSGYYIPNTPTFCKSLEAQNTIFGSVIAKACSGIPGRQKVSHGYLHNTVVVQNDGSCRATEVIKIQSKGSVIEHVPGIAQTSPERNLIGMENMQNARREWLPKLHESFKVIKTENIPTCRGNNQNQDIIGINDGAYIPFDSKDKLYVGPIKMDCNIGKVIKETGLQFQHSSEHSLINSQLSIQQQLYGKLPKLSFSSTGFSHITNTSVSELSMSNFPASLAGSVMSLSQKANFGNHNSSVPAQTFAESSGVNEMTFKCSCRLKAMIMCKGCGAFCHDDCIGPSKLCVSCLVVR